CAGCAGTTAGAAAATATTTTAGAAGAAATGGGAGATAAACGTGCCGCACGTATCTCTTATAGTAATGGTTGGTTAGAAATTATGGTTCCTCTACCTGAGCATGAAAAAGATAAAGAAATTTTTGGAGAGTTAGTCAGAAATTTACTAGACAAGCTCCAGGTTGATTTTGAACCATTTGGTTCTACAACACTTAAAAATGAGCGAATGCGGCAAGCAGTAGAACCAGATACCTCTTTTTACATTCAAAATCATGCTGCTGTGATTGGTAAAAATAGGATTGACTTAAATATAGACCCACCACCAGATTTAGCAATTGAAGTTGATATCACATCTCGGACTAGATTTAATAACTATGAAATTCTAGGAGTTCCTGAACTTTGGCGATATACAAAACAAGGGTTAGAAATTTTTGTCCTCCAAGATGGTAAATATATTCAATCTCAATCTAGTCCTAACTTCCCTAATATACCGATTATTGAATTAGTTAATGAGTATGTTCAGCAGTGTTTGACAAGTGGCAGAAGTCAAGCTATGCGTAATTTTAGGAAGT
This genomic interval from Aulosira sp. FACHB-615 contains the following:
- a CDS encoding Uma2 family endonuclease produces the protein MLLKLQQIIVKPGHQMLLKDISWQQLENILEEMGDKRAARISYSNGWLEIMVPLPEHEKDKEIFGELVRNLLDKLQVDFEPFGSTTLKNERMRQAVEPDTSFYIQNHAAVIGKNRIDLNIDPPPDLAIEVDITSRTRFNNYEILGVPELWRYTKQGLEIFVLQDGKYIQSQSSPNFPNIPIIELVNEYVQQCLTSGRSQAMRNFRKWIEDNL